A single window of Flavobacterium aestivum DNA harbors:
- a CDS encoding GPW/gp25 family protein — translation MKYLKYPVNFKSLLRGSQENFCKIEESIAYNIMMIVTTSFGEIPETPQYGTIIWDLEFNQHIKKRDWEDLVRKSLFESITEFEKRLVLSEVTISLDEIDDKELRSSIRRKANIIVKGSIVDSSVPFNFHTKLNISPISQ, via the coding sequence ATGAAATATCTAAAATATCCGGTTAATTTCAAATCTTTACTAAGAGGTTCTCAAGAGAATTTTTGTAAGATAGAAGAATCGATAGCGTATAATATTATGATGATAGTTACAACTTCTTTTGGAGAAATTCCAGAGACACCTCAGTATGGAACTATCATTTGGGATTTAGAATTTAATCAACATATCAAGAAAAGAGATTGGGAAGATTTGGTTCGGAAATCATTATTCGAATCCATTACCGAATTTGAAAAAAGGCTAGTTCTTAGTGAAGTTACCATTTCTTTAGATGAGATCGATGATAAAGAGTTAAGATCAAGCATCAGGAGAAAAGCCAACATAATCGTAAAAGGCTCTATCGTAGATAGTTCAGTTCCTTTTAATTTTCATACAAAATTAAATATAAGCCCAATTTCTCAATAA